In a genomic window of Ranitomeya imitator isolate aRanImi1 chromosome 5, aRanImi1.pri, whole genome shotgun sequence:
- the LOC138638532 gene encoding apolipoprotein L3-like produces MADGNKNSLELLNDIKNLRGILTDLLNTIADCSTELLRIADDLDEFHRGATIASVTGSSVGLAGGITTVVGLILAPFTAGASLIVSGVGAGVAAVGGITGASASIADTVTMKNKCSRVEEIVKAVNLEMDKFQMASKKLDSLITYISKKQEVDSPDAARAVGRGAYAALEVGRLIQLGKVSATVARGAQIAARGAQVFGVVSGVLAGLFIFVDGFFIYKGSVDIHQGSKTKQAAQIRECAEEIKQLQKDFQKLNEDLVPESNSK; encoded by the coding sequence CTGAATGATATTAAAAACCTAAGAGGAATATTGACCGATTTGCTGAATACTATTGCTGATTGCTCCACAGAACTGCTAAGAATTGCTGATGACCTGGATGAATTTCACAGAGGAGCCACCATTGCCAGTGTCACGGGAAGTTCAGTTGGACTTGCTGGAGGCATCACCACCGTTGTAGGCCTCATTTTGGCCCCATTTACTGCAGGGGCGTCTCTGATTGTCAGTGGTGTCGGGGCCGGTGTTGCGGCAGTTGGAGGAATCACAGGGGCATCGGCTTCTATTGCCGATACTGTGACTATGAAAAATAAATGCAGCCGAGTAGAAGAGATTGTAAAGGCAGTGAATCTAGAGATGGATAAGTTTCAAATGGCTTCAAAAAAGTTGGATTCATTAATTACTTATATATCAAAGAAACAAGAAGTTGACAGTCCTGATGCAGCCAGGGCTGTGGGGAGAGGTGCATATGCTGCATTAGAGGTTGGCAGATTGATTCAGCTGGGCAAGGTGTCAGCCACTGTGGCTCGAGGGGCACAGATAGCAGCTCGGGGGGCCCAGGTATTTGGAGTGGTTTCAGGGGTTTTGGCCGGGTTGTTTATATTCGTTGATGGTTTTTTCATTTACAAGGGATCAGTGGATATACATCAAGGGAGTAAGACAAAGCAGGCTGCACAAATAAGAGAATGTGCTGAGGAGATTAAACAGTTACAGAAAGATTTCCAAAAGTTAAATGAGGATTTGGTGCCAGAGAGTAATAGCAAATGA